One window of Anaerolineales bacterium genomic DNA carries:
- a CDS encoding alcohol dehydrogenase catalytic domain-containing protein, whose product MKAVRFIGVNQPLQMQEIPIPEIGTRDVLVKVEAAGVCHSDAHYRAGISPVKPVPLTLGHEVAGIIERTGTAVANLKSGDRVCLHYNLSCGDCFYCTTGNDQFCEKVSMIGHYTNGGYAEYIAVPARNAILLPEEIPFEQGATLMCASATAFHALRKSRLKGGETAAIFGAGGLGQSAIQLAKAFGAVEVYAVDINEGKLELAAQYDAIPINAKNSDPVTEIKRMTNGRGVNVAIEMIGLPQTMKQAIQVAGVMGRVVIVGLSNHPLEIQTYTELLGNETELIGSNDHHLQELPILIDLARRKVLDISRIVTRTIPLDADAINSTLDDLERFSGDVRTVIVPGSGQAGN is encoded by the coding sequence ATGAAAGCCGTGCGTTTTATCGGAGTGAATCAACCGTTGCAAATGCAGGAAATCCCGATTCCCGAGATTGGAACGAGGGATGTTCTGGTCAAGGTCGAGGCGGCTGGAGTCTGTCATTCGGACGCACACTACCGCGCGGGAATATCGCCGGTCAAGCCGGTGCCGCTGACGCTTGGCCATGAAGTTGCGGGCATTATCGAACGCACCGGCACTGCGGTGGCGAATTTGAAATCCGGGGATCGCGTCTGCCTCCATTACAATCTGTCCTGCGGGGATTGTTTTTATTGCACAACCGGAAACGACCAATTCTGCGAAAAGGTTTCGATGATCGGTCATTACACGAACGGCGGATACGCGGAATATATCGCCGTGCCCGCGCGCAATGCAATTCTTCTCCCCGAAGAAATTCCCTTCGAACAGGGTGCCACTTTGATGTGCGCAAGCGCGACCGCTTTCCATGCGCTGCGAAAAAGTCGTTTGAAAGGCGGCGAGACCGCCGCAATCTTCGGCGCGGGTGGTCTGGGCCAGTCCGCCATTCAACTGGCAAAGGCATTCGGCGCGGTCGAAGTCTATGCCGTTGATATCAATGAAGGGAAGTTGGAGCTCGCCGCACAATACGACGCCATACCCATCAACGCGAAAAATTCGGACCCTGTCACCGAGATCAAAAGGATGACCAACGGCAGGGGCGTGAATGTCGCGATCGAAATGATCGGGCTTCCTCAAACGATGAAACAGGCAATTCAAGTCGCCGGAGTGATGGGACGCGTCGTGATCGTCGGGTTGTCCAACCATCCTCTCGAAATCCAAACCTATACCGAACTGCTCGGCAACGAGACGGAACTCATCGGCTCGAACGATCATCACCTCCAGGAGTTACCCATCCTGATCGACCTTGCGCGTCGAAAAGTTTTGGATATTTCCCGGATCGTAACCCGAACGATCCCGCTCGATGCGGATGCGATCAACAGCACGCTGGACGACCTGGAGCGCTTCAGCGGAGACGTTCGCACTGTGATCGTTCCCGGTTCGGGCCAAGCCGGGAATTGA
- a CDS encoding cytochrome b5 has protein sequence MSRERKISPLELKRNTGERGSRMWIALNGIVYDVTDCPKWRTGLHEFLHFPGQDLTGEIIDAPHKEEVLIHDCVKLVGVLEE, from the coding sequence ATGAGCCGGGAACGGAAGATTTCCCCGCTCGAACTCAAGCGGAACACAGGCGAACGCGGCTCGCGCATGTGGATCGCCCTCAACGGCATCGTTTACGATGTGACCGATTGCCCCAAATGGCGGACGGGGTTGCACGAGTTCCTTCATTTTCCCGGGCAGGATCTGACCGGCGAAATCATCGATGCGCCTCACAAAGAAGAGGTCTTAATCCACGATTGCGTGAAGCTGGTCGGCGTTTTGGAAGAATAA
- the fdhD gene encoding formate dehydrogenase accessory sulfurtransferase FdhD, which yields MIPPRKAIDYERYEFKKWEHFDAETIVEAPVSLTVNGEVWISFMCTPIHLEELAVGFLYNEGIVKSMDEIADARLCEHGDNVDVWLNFNAEQPTNWRRTSGCTGGVTAVDLLAKPHVDFSADRFKVQPEAVMDMVDKLFESQELYRDTGGVHTSALSDGEKIVLAADDIGRHNTLDKIAGMCLMQNVWPEHRMLITTGRISSEMLQKAAQLNAPILISRTSPSSLSIEMAQRYGITLIGYARKHRFNVYSNAERVGFQG from the coding sequence ATGATTCCTCCCCGAAAAGCGATTGATTACGAACGATACGAATTCAAAAAATGGGAACACTTTGATGCCGAGACCATTGTGGAAGCTCCCGTCTCCCTGACTGTGAACGGAGAAGTCTGGATCTCGTTCATGTGTACGCCCATTCACCTCGAAGAACTGGCGGTGGGTTTTTTGTACAACGAAGGAATCGTCAAAAGCATGGACGAAATCGCAGATGCCCGCCTGTGCGAACACGGCGATAATGTGGATGTGTGGCTGAACTTCAACGCCGAGCAGCCGACCAACTGGCGCCGAACATCCGGCTGCACAGGCGGGGTGACGGCGGTTGACCTGCTCGCGAAGCCCCATGTCGATTTTTCAGCGGACAGGTTCAAGGTCCAGCCGGAAGCGGTGATGGACATGGTGGACAAGTTATTCGAGTCGCAGGAGCTTTATCGCGATACGGGCGGAGTGCACACCTCCGCTTTGAGCGACGGCGAAAAAATCGTTTTGGCGGCGGACGACATCGGCAGGCACAACACGCTCGACAAGATCGCCGGGATGTGCCTGATGCAAAACGTGTGGCCCGAGCATCGCATGCTCATCACCACCGGGCGCATCAGCTCGGAAATGCTGCAAAAAGCTGCGCAATTGAACGCGCCCATTTTGATCTCGCGCACTTCCCCATCGTCACTTTCGATTGAAATGGCGCAACGCTATGGAATTACTTTGATCGGCTATGCAAGAAAGCACCGCTTCAACGTTTATTCAAACGCCGAAAGGGTCGGTTTTCAGGGATGA
- the nuoF gene encoding NADH-quinone oxidoreductase subunit NuoF, whose product MTNKKIVYHPIPPEIEKLAGKHGNEPEAALELLKEIQTHHSALTTDSISDAARALKLPPHQLYGMATFYSMLSLGERKKVLRVCDGPVCWLKRATMEDGQQTIEKWSSRAGGEWSVERTSCLGLCDRAPAVLVEDEQAGPVEAKEADKVSNGWRGTPTDYSEVRKGEVRVMTSLIGKIDPDSIEDAMANGVYDGLKKALQTNPEAILTEIETSGLQGRGGAGFPVGRKWRFVANEKRTPRYIICNADESEPLIFKDRVLIDTNPHQLLEGMTIAGYAAGASEAWIYIRGEYEHQARRLENAIDQAETKNLIGEDILGSGFSFKIHVHRGAGAYICGEETALIESLEGKRGEPRLRPPYPPQFGFRGRPTAVNNVESFCAVPHIVKNGAEWWRSLTNAPTPGTKVYMVLGHIKNAGLFEAPFGLTLREIIEAFGGGMEKGSKFQFALCGGAAGTIVDSTMLDVPIDFASSQKGISLGAGSFLICDRRISPVAFLREILHFFTAESCGKCTPCRVGTWRALEILNRMTSGKGQKGDKDELATLAALMQDSSFCGLGQSVAIPIKSALTHFGSEFEKAEH is encoded by the coding sequence ATGACCAACAAAAAAATCGTTTACCACCCCATCCCGCCGGAGATCGAGAAACTTGCAGGCAAACACGGGAACGAGCCTGAAGCCGCACTGGAACTGCTAAAGGAAATTCAAACGCATCACTCTGCGCTGACGACTGATTCCATTTCCGATGCCGCCCGCGCGCTGAAACTCCCTCCCCACCAATTGTATGGCATGGCGACATTTTATTCCATGTTGTCTCTCGGGGAACGAAAAAAAGTTTTACGCGTATGCGACGGACCTGTATGCTGGCTAAAGAGGGCGACAATGGAGGATGGACAGCAGACGATAGAGAAGTGGTCATCCAGGGCTGGTGGCGAATGGTCGGTGGAACGAACCTCATGTTTGGGATTGTGTGATCGCGCTCCGGCTGTATTGGTAGAGGATGAACAGGCGGGTCCCGTTGAGGCGAAAGAGGCGGACAAGGTTTCCAATGGCTGGCGCGGCACACCTACAGATTACAGCGAAGTTCGCAAAGGCGAAGTCCGCGTGATGACATCTCTGATCGGAAAGATCGACCCCGACTCCATTGAGGATGCAATGGCAAATGGGGTTTATGACGGATTGAAGAAAGCGCTCCAAACAAACCCCGAAGCGATCCTTACCGAAATAGAGACATCCGGTTTGCAGGGCCGCGGCGGCGCGGGTTTTCCCGTCGGGCGGAAGTGGCGCTTCGTCGCCAACGAAAAGCGGACTCCGCGTTACATCATTTGCAATGCGGACGAATCGGAGCCGCTGATCTTCAAGGACCGCGTTTTGATCGACACGAACCCGCATCAGCTTTTGGAAGGCATGACGATAGCCGGATACGCTGCCGGCGCGTCGGAGGCGTGGATCTACATCCGCGGGGAATATGAACATCAAGCCCGGCGGCTGGAGAACGCCATCGACCAGGCAGAAACCAAAAATCTCATTGGTGAAGACATTCTGGGCAGCGGGTTCTCCTTCAAAATTCACGTCCATCGCGGCGCGGGAGCGTATATCTGCGGTGAAGAAACGGCATTGATCGAGTCACTGGAAGGCAAGCGCGGCGAACCAAGGCTGCGGCCGCCCTATCCACCTCAATTTGGTTTTCGCGGACGACCGACCGCGGTGAACAACGTCGAGTCGTTTTGCGCTGTGCCTCACATCGTCAAGAACGGCGCAGAGTGGTGGCGAAGTTTGACCAACGCCCCCACACCGGGCACAAAAGTTTATATGGTGCTTGGACATATAAAGAACGCAGGATTGTTCGAAGCGCCGTTCGGCCTGACCCTGCGCGAGATCATCGAAGCCTTCGGCGGAGGGATGGAGAAAGGCTCGAAGTTTCAGTTTGCATTATGCGGCGGGGCAGCAGGGACGATCGTGGATTCGACAATGCTCGATGTGCCAATTGATTTTGCATCTTCGCAGAAAGGAATTTCGCTGGGCGCAGGCTCATTCCTGATCTGCGACCGAAGAATTTCACCGGTGGCGTTCTTGCGGGAAATATTGCATTTCTTTACAGCGGAATCGTGCGGGAAATGCACTCCCTGCCGGGTGGGAACCTGGCGCGCGTTGGAAATCCTGAATCGTATGACGTCGGGAAAGGGGCAAAAAGGCGACAAAGATGAATTGGCAACCCTTGCCGCTTTGATGCAAGATTCGTCCTTTTGCGGACTGGGACAAAGTGTGGCGATACCGATCAAATCTGCCTTAACTCATTTCGGTTCGGAATTCGAAAAGGCAGAGCATTAG
- the fdhF gene encoding formate dehydrogenase subunit alpha, whose product MLNIEINGKAVQAEAGKTILQIAKEHDVHIPTLCYHKDLSPTGNCRMCVVEVKGGRFLQAACVTPIWEGMEIETDSEKVMKDRKLTLELMLANHPVDCMICDAAGECELQDLAYEYQAQIPAWGTKGTRYPVNSDPNPFIRVDMNKCILCRRCVLACEEIQGRDVWGVAKRGFDEIIVAGAGVTMLEARCESCGQCVAYCPTGALSNKMNYGMARAHQVKKVATICSYCGVGCQFDLLVKNNKVIGVSSNPDAPVNGMALCVKGRYAYDYIHHPERLVKPRVRKYLLEGKRKSEIGDSIAEDRKTKVDLSNIESPWDWVEVEWDKALDIVADKFAEMRMKFGADSMGFLTSAKCLNEENYLMNKLARQVVGTNNIDHCARLUHSSTVAGLAASFGSGAMSNSMDDVANFAEAFFIIGSNTTEQHPVFGTMIRRAVRKRGAKLIVADPRKIDITEIATLHLRQRPGTDIALLNGLMYIILEKGLEDKAFIEEHTEGFEEFKQTVMQYPPEKAAEITNVPVEKLYEAAEILASYKPTAVLWAMGITQHIVGVRNVMDLANLQMLLGNMGKPGGGVNPLRGQNNVQGACDMGGLPNVYPAYQPVTSEEAREKFVNVWGATADAKIGLTVTEMMPGILEGKIKLLYILGEDPVMSDPDTKHIRHCLEELDFLVLQEIFPSETSVYADVLLPGVTFAEKTGTFTNTERRVQLVRQAIPTQGDAKPDWWITSEIAKRLMERISDRVRKEAPHAGWEYKNTSEIMAEINTVTTSYGGITHARLEAGERLQWPCPTVDHPGTPILHTKQFTRGKGKFMAIDHVPPAEKPDDDFPMIMSTGRVLYHWHGGQMTRRAKGIMQVYGEALVEVNPDDAMKLGLNGKKVVRITSRRGSIEAQAWVTDRVPPGMVYANFHFPEASANELTHASLDPVSKIPEYKVTAVKVELV is encoded by the coding sequence ATGCTGAATATAGAAATAAACGGCAAAGCGGTACAGGCGGAAGCAGGCAAGACCATTTTGCAGATTGCAAAGGAACATGACGTTCACATCCCGACCTTGTGTTACCACAAGGATCTATCGCCGACAGGGAATTGCCGCATGTGCGTGGTGGAAGTAAAAGGCGGGCGTTTCCTGCAAGCTGCATGCGTCACTCCCATTTGGGAAGGCATGGAGATCGAGACCGATAGCGAAAAGGTGATGAAGGACCGCAAGCTGACCCTCGAACTGATGCTCGCGAATCATCCCGTGGATTGCATGATCTGCGATGCGGCGGGTGAATGCGAACTGCAAGACCTTGCTTATGAATACCAGGCGCAGATCCCGGCCTGGGGCACAAAGGGAACGCGTTACCCTGTGAACAGCGACCCCAATCCCTTCATCCGGGTGGATATGAACAAATGCATTTTATGCCGACGCTGCGTGCTAGCTTGTGAAGAAATACAGGGGCGCGATGTTTGGGGCGTGGCGAAGCGTGGATTTGATGAAATCATCGTGGCAGGAGCGGGTGTGACCATGCTCGAAGCGCGCTGCGAATCGTGCGGGCAATGCGTGGCTTATTGCCCGACAGGCGCGCTGTCGAACAAGATGAATTACGGGATGGCGCGGGCACATCAGGTGAAAAAAGTTGCAACGATATGTTCGTACTGCGGTGTGGGCTGCCAGTTCGATCTGCTGGTGAAAAACAACAAGGTCATCGGCGTATCCTCCAACCCGGATGCGCCGGTCAACGGGATGGCTTTGTGCGTGAAGGGACGCTATGCTTACGATTACATTCACCATCCTGAACGGTTGGTAAAGCCAAGGGTGAGAAAGTATCTACTGGAAGGAAAGAGGAAAAGTGAAATTGGAGATTCGATAGCCGAAGACCGAAAGACAAAAGTCGATTTATCGAATATCGAATCCCCGTGGGATTGGGTCGAGGTTGAATGGGATAAGGCTCTCGATATTGTGGCGGATAAATTCGCGGAGATGCGAATGAAATTCGGCGCGGACAGCATGGGCTTCCTCACTTCGGCGAAATGCCTGAACGAAGAAAATTATCTGATGAACAAACTGGCGCGGCAGGTCGTGGGAACGAATAACATCGACCACTGCGCCCGTCTCTGACACTCCAGCACGGTAGCCGGTCTGGCTGCCTCCTTCGGTTCAGGGGCCATGTCGAACAGCATGGACGATGTCGCCAATTTTGCAGAAGCCTTCTTCATTATCGGCTCGAACACCACCGAGCAGCATCCCGTCTTTGGGACGATGATCCGCCGCGCGGTGCGAAAACGCGGCGCAAAACTCATTGTCGCCGATCCGCGAAAAATCGATATTACCGAAATTGCCACGCTGCACCTGCGTCAACGCCCAGGCACAGATATTGCCCTGCTCAACGGTTTAATGTACATCATCCTTGAGAAAGGCCTGGAAGATAAAGCCTTCATCGAAGAACACACGGAAGGTTTTGAAGAGTTCAAGCAAACCGTGATGCAATATCCGCCGGAAAAAGCTGCGGAGATCACCAACGTCCCTGTGGAAAAACTCTATGAAGCGGCGGAAATTCTCGCCTCATACAAGCCGACAGCTGTTCTGTGGGCGATGGGCATTACCCAACACATCGTCGGGGTCCGCAACGTGATGGACCTCGCCAACCTGCAAATGCTTCTCGGCAATATGGGCAAACCCGGCGGCGGAGTCAATCCATTGCGCGGACAAAACAACGTGCAAGGCGCATGCGACATGGGAGGGTTGCCAAACGTGTATCCGGCATATCAGCCCGTAACCAGCGAAGAAGCGCGAGAAAAATTTGTAAATGTCTGGGGGGCAACCGCGGATGCGAAAATCGGTCTTACTGTCACTGAGATGATGCCGGGAATTCTGGAAGGCAAAATCAAGTTACTTTATATCCTCGGCGAAGACCCGGTCATGTCTGACCCGGATACAAAACATATCCGCCACTGTTTGGAGGAATTGGATTTCCTCGTTTTGCAGGAGATCTTCCCCTCGGAAACCTCCGTCTATGCGGACGTGCTCCTTCCCGGGGTGACGTTCGCCGAAAAGACCGGAACCTTTACCAATACAGAACGGCGCGTCCAGCTGGTAAGGCAAGCCATACCAACACAGGGCGATGCGAAGCCGGATTGGTGGATCACATCTGAGATCGCCAAGAGGCTGATGGAGAGAATCAGTGACCGGGTCCGGAAAGAAGCGCCGCATGCAGGCTGGGAATATAAAAATACATCCGAGATCATGGCGGAGATCAACACGGTCACGACATCCTATGGCGGAATCACGCATGCGCGATTGGAAGCGGGAGAACGCCTGCAATGGCCCTGCCCAACAGTCGATCATCCCGGGACGCCGATCCTTCACACGAAGCAATTCACGCGCGGCAAGGGCAAGTTCATGGCGATCGACCATGTGCCGCCCGCGGAAAAGCCCGATGATGATTTCCCGATGATCATGAGCACGGGGCGTGTGCTATATCACTGGCATGGCGGGCAGATGACGCGCCGCGCGAAGGGCATTATGCAGGTGTACGGCGAGGCGCTGGTGGAAGTGAATCCGGACGACGCGATGAAATTGGGATTGAACGGAAAGAAAGTGGTGCGCATCACATCGCGGCGCGGAAGCATCGAAGCCCAAGCCTGGGTAACCGACCGTGTGCCGCCCGGCATGGTGTACGCGAACTTTCACTTCCCTGAGGCTTCGGCAAACGAGTTGACGCACGCGTCGCTCGACCCGGTTTCGAAGATCCCCGAGTACAAGGTCACAGCCGTAAAAGTGGAGCTGGTTTAA
- a CDS encoding CBS domain-containing protein, which translates to MTTVRKLLEVKENAKNFSVESSQTVLDALRVMADARIGAVLVTDNGKIVGIYTERDYLYKGELAGRIAGETPLRDVMTSQMFTVNLNTSVEQCMGLMKQHRLRHLPVVENEKLLGIVSMRDVLLAAIELKDSEIRGLENYIMGSGFQS; encoded by the coding sequence ATGACCACCGTCCGAAAACTATTGGAAGTCAAGGAAAATGCAAAGAACTTTTCCGTCGAGTCCTCGCAAACGGTGCTCGATGCGCTCAGGGTGATGGCTGACGCGCGTATCGGGGCTGTGCTGGTCACCGATAACGGGAAGATCGTCGGAATTTACACGGAGCGCGACTATCTCTACAAAGGCGAACTTGCCGGCCGCATCGCCGGGGAAACCCCCCTGCGGGATGTGATGACGTCGCAGATGTTCACGGTCAATTTGAATACATCCGTGGAACAATGCATGGGGCTGATGAAGCAGCACAGGCTCCGCCACCTGCCCGTTGTGGAAAACGAAAAACTTTTGGGCATCGTTTCGATGCGGGATGTCCTGCTCGCCGCGATCGAATTGAAAGACAGCGAGATCCGCGGATTGGAAAATTACATCATGGGGTCCGGATTTCAATCCTGA
- a CDS encoding LysM peptidoglycan-binding domain-containing protein, with protein MSFTRIILAILLASFLVSCAPAVETPVTFPTYDPFVSTGGTPPGHSSTNGITSTPAASETIIPSATSTRPPTPTRVPLNISPLIGIQNQITSNSPTPDAARVLPTPRQQADEHVVQPGDTLGSIALQYNISLQTLMDANNITDPNTLEVGAVLIIPAPELATAGGNSLKIIPDSELVNGPAAARFSIKKFIASQGGFLNQYAEDVKGVVLNGADIIEAVSYNYSVNPRLLLALLEYQSGWVTNPNPVITDYPMGYVDPAKAGLYKQVVWAANTLNRGYYLWKANALSTWVLADGQVIPIDPTINAGTAAIQYFFSELGGFEPWQYDTGVGGFIVTYYVFFDNPFSYAVEPLIPLTLSQPLMSLPFAEGESWYFTGGPHGAWDSGSAWGALDFAPMDNSGSCAISSHWVTAMADGLVTRTGVGSVIQDLDNDGYEQTGWVIVYMHVAADGRVAPGEYLFRNERVGHPSCEGGVSNATHVHVARKYNGEWISADGPIPFNLGGWVSSGTGIEYDGYLTSGTYSIEALDSAQPENLITR; from the coding sequence ATGTCATTTACCAGAATCATATTGGCGATCCTGCTCGCTTCATTTCTAGTTTCATGCGCTCCTGCTGTTGAAACGCCCGTCACCTTTCCCACGTATGACCCGTTTGTGTCCACCGGGGGAACACCGCCCGGACATTCCAGCACGAACGGGATCACTTCGACACCCGCCGCCTCAGAAACCATCATCCCATCCGCGACCTCGACCCGCCCTCCGACTCCCACCCGCGTCCCATTGAATATCTCTCCGTTGATCGGAATTCAAAACCAGATCACATCCAACTCCCCCACGCCCGATGCGGCACGGGTCCTGCCAACTCCGCGCCAACAGGCAGATGAACATGTCGTTCAGCCCGGCGACACGCTTGGAAGTATCGCACTCCAGTACAATATCAGCCTGCAAACATTGATGGATGCAAATAACATCACCGATCCCAACACGCTCGAAGTCGGCGCGGTCCTGATCATCCCGGCGCCTGAGTTAGCCACTGCGGGCGGTAATTCGTTGAAGATCATTCCCGACTCGGAACTGGTCAACGGTCCCGCCGCAGCGCGATTCAGCATCAAAAAATTCATTGCCAGCCAGGGCGGATTTCTAAATCAATACGCCGAAGACGTCAAAGGCGTGGTGCTGAACGGCGCAGACATCATCGAAGCGGTCTCATACAACTACTCTGTTAATCCGCGTCTTTTGCTCGCCCTGCTTGAATACCAGAGCGGCTGGGTGACCAACCCCAACCCTGTCATCACCGATTACCCAATGGGTTATGTCGATCCCGCAAAAGCGGGATTATATAAACAGGTAGTCTGGGCGGCAAACACCCTAAACCGCGGATATTACCTTTGGAAGGCGAATGCTCTCTCGACCTGGGTGCTTGCAGACGGGCAGGTGATTCCCATCGATCCCACAATCAATGCCGGGACTGCCGCAATCCAATACTTTTTTTCAGAGTTGGGCGGCTTCGAACCCTGGCAATATGATACAGGCGTAGGTGGTTTCATCGTCACCTATTATGTGTTCTTCGATAATCCATTCAGCTACGCAGTCGAACCCCTGATCCCGCTGACGCTATCGCAGCCCCTCATGTCCCTGCCCTTTGCGGAGGGCGAAAGCTGGTACTTTACCGGAGGACCCCACGGCGCATGGGATTCCGGTTCTGCATGGGGCGCCCTCGATTTTGCGCCAATGGATAATTCCGGATCATGCGCTATAAGTTCCCATTGGGTCACCGCGATGGCGGACGGCTTGGTCACACGCACAGGCGTCGGCTCGGTAATTCAGGACCTGGATAATGACGGTTATGAACAGACCGGGTGGGTCATCGTATACATGCACGTCGCCGCTGATGGCAGGGTTGCGCCTGGAGAATATCTTTTCAGGAACGAACGCGTCGGTCACCCATCATGTGAAGGCGGAGTTTCGAATGCCACTCACGTCCATGTGGCGCGCAAATACAACGGCGAATGGATATCCGCAGACGGTCCGATTCCCTTCAACCTCGGGGGCTGGGTTTCCAGCGGCACAGGCATCGAGTACGACGGTTATCTCACGAGCGGCACTTACTCCATCGAAGCTCTCGATTCCGCCCAACCCGAAAACCTGATCACACGCTGA
- a CDS encoding LysM peptidoglycan-binding domain-containing M23 family metallopeptidase, which produces MQRTIAVFIAVTMTISACGTSPSLWGVAPTPTPYSPQAAPQTDPFAGSEDPIIFPTSTIPAFIETENAITPTLAPTEKAPAKTPSETPAPLNDAAPFLYYAQSGDMLSAIAERFNVDETEIISDADLSKTTLIDPGTLLVIPNRINEATTPNIQLLPDAEFVYSSASLDFDTEKYVKEQGGYLSSFNDYLGSSGRIAGYDAIDRLAIENSVNPRLLLALLEYEARWVRGQPIDILHTEFPMGFNDYRYKGMSVQMTWAINTMSIAYYGWRAGTITHIEFPEGAKLRIDPRLNAGTVAIQYLFSKLHSQSQWSQIINPESGFPALYQEMFGDAWSRAALVGSIFPPGLIQPPLVLPFEPGVVWSFTGGPHNGWGQISPNIYGRSHSIFSAIDFAPAAAKSGCIPTTTWVVASAPGLVVRSDNGVVMVDLDGDGYEQTGWNLLYLHLATKDRVPVGTYVETNDRIGHASCEGGVSTGTHLHFARKFNGEWVTADGPIPFVLSGWRVIAGDEPYKGQLVNGEQVVTADLLGQSWSNIIREKDD; this is translated from the coding sequence ATGCAACGCACTATTGCCGTATTCATCGCAGTTACGATGACGATATCCGCCTGTGGGACTTCACCTTCCCTTTGGGGGGTTGCACCCACTCCAACACCATATTCCCCGCAAGCTGCGCCTCAAACGGACCCGTTTGCGGGTTCGGAAGACCCGATCATTTTTCCCACTTCGACCATCCCTGCCTTCATCGAAACTGAAAACGCAATCACCCCAACCCTGGCACCTACAGAAAAAGCCCCCGCCAAAACCCCGAGCGAGACACCTGCGCCGCTTAATGACGCCGCACCGTTTCTTTATTATGCCCAAAGCGGAGACATGCTCTCCGCAATCGCCGAACGCTTCAATGTTGATGAAACGGAGATCATCTCAGATGCCGATCTTTCGAAAACAACGCTCATCGACCCTGGAACACTTCTGGTGATCCCCAACCGGATCAATGAAGCGACCACTCCCAACATCCAACTCCTGCCAGATGCCGAGTTTGTCTATTCGTCCGCTTCGCTCGATTTCGACACCGAAAAATATGTCAAGGAACAGGGAGGCTATCTCAGCAGTTTCAATGACTACCTGGGTTCATCGGGAAGGATCGCGGGGTACGATGCGATCGACCGGCTGGCCATCGAAAACTCGGTCAATCCACGCCTTCTGCTTGCACTGCTCGAGTATGAGGCGCGCTGGGTGCGGGGTCAACCCATCGACATTTTGCATACCGAATTTCCCATGGGCTTCAACGATTACCGATACAAGGGGATGAGCGTGCAAATGACCTGGGCAATCAACACGATGTCCATCGCATATTACGGGTGGAGAGCCGGGACCATCACCCACATCGAATTTCCCGAAGGGGCCAAACTCCGCATCGATCCACGCCTCAATGCCGGGACGGTTGCGATCCAATATTTGTTCTCCAAGCTGCACAGCCAGTCACAGTGGTCACAGATCATTAATCCCGAGTCCGGCTTCCCAGCCCTGTATCAAGAAATGTTTGGAGACGCTTGGTCGAGAGCCGCTTTGGTCGGTTCAATCTTTCCCCCGGGATTGATCCAGCCGCCGCTTGTCCTGCCTTTCGAGCCGGGTGTGGTCTGGAGTTTTACCGGCGGACCGCACAACGGTTGGGGGCAGATCAGCCCGAACATTTACGGACGATCCCACAGCATATTCTCCGCAATCGATTTTGCTCCGGCTGCCGCAAAATCTGGCTGCATACCCACCACCACCTGGGTTGTCGCCTCGGCGCCGGGTTTGGTCGTCCGGTCTGATAATGGGGTGGTGATGGTGGACCTTGACGGCGATGGTTACGAACAGACGGGATGGAATCTTCTCTATCTGCATCTCGCTACAAAAGATCGTGTACCCGTCGGGACTTATGTCGAAACCAACGACCGGATCGGGCATGCCTCATGCGAGGGCGGCGTATCCACCGGCACGCATTTACACTTTGCCAGAAAATTCAACGGC